The DNA sequence ACGGTTAGAGGCGTTGTTGGAGAGCGAAGGGATTGACCATGACCTGCGCGGCGCTGTGCTGGCGGCTGGCATAGACATGGTGCCTGCTGTTTTTGCGCGCGCCGACACCTTGCAAAAGCTACGACGGGCTCGCCCACACGACTTCCGCACCACTGTAGACACTTTCACCCGCGTGACCAACATCCTCATGCAAGCGCGGCAGCGCGGTGAAAGTCTGGACGATACCGTGCAGCCGGCGCTTTTCCAGACAGAAGCGGAAAGCGCTTTATATCGCGCCGTTGAGCAAGTGTTCCCTATAGTCACCGAACGCGCTTCAGCCGGCGATTTCGCCGGCGTCTTTAGTGCATTGGCAGAATTGGCGCCGACCATCAACCGCTTTTTTGACGAGGTGCTGGTCATGCACGAGCAGCCGTCAATCCGCCGCAACCGGCTGGCGCTGTTGCATCGGGTGGAACAATTGCTTTTGCATTTAGCCGATTTTCGGTTGGTGCGACAATGAGAACGCCGGCTAATGCCGACTGCCTAAATACTTCAGCGCCATGTCCAGCCGTCCGCTCGCCTCTAAAGTGTTTTCAACGGTGTAGGTGTAAAGCACTTTAGCGGCGACATTGCGGAAGGGAGGTGTAACGGCGCTGGGCGCACCGCTGAACGGTGTCCCATATGGTGGTGGGCTTGGTGCACCTGGCATGGGGCTTTCCGCGCCCGGTGCGCTTTCCATCCCTACCCCCGGCATGCCTCTGAACATCGGCGGTTGACCCAGCGCGCCTGGCATAGGTGCCATGCCTGGTCCGAACGCCCCCGGCATGGGGCTGGCTGGTTGCCCGTAGGGCGTTCCCGTCATCGATGCGCTGGGCTGTTGGGTCTGTTGAAGCAGCGGGAGCACGGAAAGATAGTCAGTCGTAAAAGTCACTTTGACTTCCACCTTGGCGTAGACGACCCGACCGTTTTGGAGGTCAAACAACAAGGTGCGGGTGCCTTCCCCGATGCCGGTCAGTTTGCGCGCGGTTGGCATTTGGCCCGTCGTGCCGCCAAAAGGCATCGGACCTGTCGGTACACCCGCCATGGGTGGTGTGCCGCCCCTAAACGGGGCACCTATCATGGGGGCACCCATCGGCGTCATCCCTTCGCCCATGCCCATCCCAGCCGCCTGCTGCGTTCCGGCGATGTCCAATTCCGCAGCGATTTTGAAGCGGCTAACGATGCGGGCACAAAGGACATCTCGCCACATTTCAAATCCGTCCAAACGATGAACGGCGGGCACCTGAATCACGGGTGCGTCGGCGAGAAAGGCATCAGCATTGCGCTCTACCGTGCCGGTAGCGCCCACCGCAGCGCCAGGTAGGTTGGGGACGCCCAGGGGTCCTGGCATGCCCATCGGACTACTCGGTCGCCCCATCGGCGCTCCCATGCCGGGCGCGATCGGTCCGTAAGGTGCGGAGCCGCTGGGGGCACCGTAAGGAAATGGGGCGCCGAAAGGACCGACCGCTTCCTCACCGCCGAACCCCCCCGCCCCCATCGGGGCACCGACAAGGGTCAGGTTTTCCAAGTTGCGAGGCAGCACCATGCGCCCTTGCCATACTTCGCCGATCCTGAGCGGGCGCGCCGGGGTTGACAGGTCAATGCTGGCTGTTATGAACCGAACGACGCTGGGCAACTCTTGTCCAGTCACCACTTCGCCGTTGGGCAAAAGCGTCAGAAAGCCGAGGCGCTGGCTTTCAATCGGTTGGAGGCGGAGCCGTGTGGGGTTGGTCGCGCTTGCCATTGGCATGCCGGTCATCGGCGCACCCATCGGAGCCGGCACACCCCCTGCCCAAGGCGCTCCCATCATCGGTCCGCCCATCGGCGCCCCGCTCATGGGTGCCATCGCTTCGCCGCCCATCATGCCCATTCCCACCCCGGCAGGGGCGATAGGCGCTTCGCGCTCCAGCGTTCCTTCCTCTACAGAGCGGACCAAGCGTAACAAGCGGTCAACGGTGATGTCGCGGACCGTTTGCAACCACCGAAAAGTTAACTTGCTGCTCAGATGGGGCACTTTACGCCGAATGGCTTTCGTCGGCACTTCCACCTTTGTTTCCGAAACGCCGCGAAAGGAGTAACTAAAGATTTCGCCGGTGCGCCCCTGAAAAGTCAACTGGGTTTCACCCTGCGCCAGTCCGGCGCCCGTCAAATCCACCTGAAACTGCACTTGGGCTTCGCCTTCCACGCGATGGCTTTTATCTACGCCGACAACCCGCAAAGTGTGGGAACCGGTCAACGCATCGCGTTCTGCGAGGTCAAGGGTCATCTCAAAAGGTGCGGAAACGGCTGCCACAAATTTGCCGTCCAACCATACCATCACATATCCGTCGTCAGTCGGTTTCTGGACACGCACGGTGAGGCGGCGCGACCGAACGGTTTCGCCGTCGCGGGGAGAAACGATGACAACTTGAGCCGTCCCGACACTTGCGACGAGCCCGGTCAGAACAATCGCCAGCGCGCAACCTGCCCAACGCATCCGCCAGCACCTCCTTGCGGTTGCCAGTCGCTATTGTAGCACGCCTATACTCCGTCACGGCAACGCAAGGTGCGTTATCCTGAAGGAGCGGGGGTGACGAACTCTGATGACGGAAGCACCGCTCTGGGCATGGTTTGCGTTTTTAGCGGTGGTCGCTGTCATGCTGATGGTGGACTTAGGCGTGTTCCACCGCCACGCCCACACCGTTTCGCTTCGTGAAGCCGCTATTTGGAGCGTTGTTTGGATCGTGATGGCGTTGCTGTTTAACTTGGTCGTGCTGTTTTGGATGGGCAAGCGCGAGGCGCTGGAGTTTCTGACGGGCTACCTCGTGGAAAAGGCGCTGTCGGCGGACAACATCTTCGTCTTCGCTGTGTTGTTCAACTACTTTGCCGTTCCGCCTGCGTATCGGCACCGCGTGCTGTTTTGGGGCGTTTTGGGCGCCATCGTGATGCGGTTCATTTTCATCTTAGCAGGCGCAGCGCTGCTCAAAAAGTTCCATTGGGTCGTGTATGTGTTCGGTGCCATCGTCGTTCTATCTGGTATCAAATTGCTACGCCGTAAGGACGATCATGTTGACCCAGAGAAAAACCCAGTCATTCAATTGGCGCGGCGGTTCCTCCCCCTAACGCAAGGCTATGTCGGGCAGCATTTTATCGTCCGAGAAGATGGGCACTGGCGGTTCACCCCTTTGGCGTTGGTTTTACTGGCGGTGGAGACGACGGATGTCGTGTTCGCCGTTGACTCGGTGCCCGCCATCTTTGCCATCACCCGCGATCCCTTCATCGTGTTCACTTCCAACATCTGCGCCATCTTGGGGCTGCGGGCACTCTACTTTCTGCTGGAGGGCGTCATGCAACTGTTTCGCTACCTTGATGAGGGGTTGGCGATCATCCTCATTTTCATCGGCATCAAGATGCTGCTCAGCGAAGTTTATCCCATCCCCGTCGCCGTTTCGCTGGGAGTCGTGCTGGCGGTGCTGACGATCACGATCCTCCTATCGCTGGTGGCGGAGCGGCGGGAACGCGCGATGGCGATGCGGTCCGCTGAACCGCACGACGGAGGCGAACTGTGAAGGGCGCTCACCACACAGCCTCAAACAGCAGCGCTCCACCCAACACGGCGGCGCCAGCGTAAGCGCACAGAAACTGGAGCGGTTCGCGGGGATCAGGCGCAGCGCCAAACGCTGCAGCGGTCGCTTGCAGCGCCGCAGCCAACGCAGGGAAGAACACGGGAAACGCTGCCACGCCTAACAACGCCCCCCGACTCTGGGCTTTCGCCAAGATGGCACCCAGCAATGTGCCCAGCGCCGCCATTGCCACCGAGGCGGCGATCACTGCGATCGCCAACGCGCTGGGGACAGTCAAAGGCAACTCCATTACGACCGCGAACAACGGGACGGTGACGAGGCTGACTGCGGTCAACAACGCGAAGTTGAACAAGCACTTACCCGCAAACACCGCAATAGGGTCGGCGTTCAACCGCAGCACATCCGCAGTGTGAGCATCTTCCTCTTTGGTGAAGGCGCGTCCCAAAGCGATGACAGCGGCAAAAAACAATACGACCCACAACACGCCCGCCGCCAAATCGGGCGCCGTCCGCAGCGAACCGACGCTGAGGCTGACAGCGGTGAGGGCAATGAGGGCGAAAGCGATGGCAGTGGCGCTGGCATGGCGGGTGCGCCATTCTTGGCGCAGGTCTTTGGCGGTGATGGCAAGCGCTTGCCGCCACCACGCTGAACGCGCCGTCGGTTCAATCTGCGGTGGGCGCTGTGTCGGTGCCCAAGATGATTTGCCGGTCGCCATACGCCACATCCCTTTCATCGTTGGTTGCGAGAACGACCAACCCCCGCTGTTTTTGAGCAGCAATCAACTCACCCACGAGGTGGCGCCCCGCAGCGTCCAAAAACGCCGTCGGTTCGTCCAACAGCAAAACGACGGGCGTATGCACCAACGCCATCGCCAATTTCAACCGCAACCGCATGCCTGATGAAAAGGTCCCGACAAGTTGATGCTGTGCATGGCGCAACTGCACACGTTCCAGCCATTCTGCGGCGCGTTCCGTCGGGACGCCCTGCAAAGCCGCAACCATTTGCAAGTTTTCTGCGGCGGTCAGTTCGGCATACGGTTCACAGTCCGGCAGCACAGCACCTAACCATCGCCGCGCCATGCGCGGCGGCACACGCAAACCGTCCCGATGCCACCAAATGGCTCCTTCCGTCGGCGCGGCTAAGCCGCACAACATCCGCAGCAGCGTCGTTTTGCCCGACCCGTTCGGGCCGACGATAACGACGCATGTCCCGCTGGAAACCGTTACAGACAGGTGCCGAAACAGCCATCGGCGCCCAAAGGCTTTGCCGAGGTTGTCACAATGTAACGCGACGCCCATGCTGGACCGCCCTCCGTCGGACGCGGTGGCGAACTGCGGTGCGCGGTGGTGGACAGAATTTTGGGGCGTTGCCGCGCTCTGTGACGATGGCGTTGATGAGGGGAGGTTCAACGCAGCTATGACAAGGCGCCTTTACACGCGGCGCGGTGATACGGGCATGACCGATTTAATCGGTGGGCGCGTCCCGAAAAGTCACCAACGCGTGGACGCCTACGGCACTTTGGATGAACTCAACGCGACGCTAGGATTGCTGCGGGCGCATTTGACGGACGCCCAACTGGCGCGCTTGGTGGCGCAAATCCAACGGGATGTGTTTACGCTGGGTGCGGAACTGGCGACAGCCCCATCGCACCGACCGTCGGTGCGCCTGTCGGCAACCCGCCTTCGGGCGTTGGAGCGGCAAATAGACCAGTTCCAACAAGAAGCCCCGATACCGCCGCAATTTGTCCTGCCTGGTGGGACGGTAGCGGCTGCCCTCGCGCAGGTCGCCCGCGCAGTCTGTCGGCGCGCGGAGCGACGCGTGGTCGCGTTGGCGGCTGAGGAACCAGTGCGCCCAACCGTGCTGGGCTACTTGAACCGTTTGTCGGATTGGCTGTTCGCCCTAGCGTTAGTGATCAATCACCGCAACGGCGTGCGAGAGACCACGTGGCGGGGACGGCGCCGCAAGGCGTCCCCCACCGCGTGAAAGTTGGCGCGTCAAGGACATGGCGCCTAAAATTTGTGCTGGAGGTGTTTCGGGCATGCGACGCGATATTATCGGTATCAGCGTTCTTTTTGCTGTTGCGGTGACCTTCGCCGCCGCTCCGCCGCCACAGCAGCCGCAAGGGAAAGCACCTCCTCCCAGCAACATTCCCCCCATCGCTCCCTCCACACCGGCGTTGGAAAGCGGTATGCCGGTGGGCGAATTTTTTGCAGTTGTTTTCAGCCCGGACGGGCGCTATATCGCCGCCAGCGCCCGTTGGTCAGCGCAGTTCGGCGCGCACGAGCAGCGCAGTGTGGACATCTTGGACGCTGCGACGGGCAAAGTGGTCGCTTACTATTTGCCGCCCCGACGGTTTTACGAAGGGATCCCCAAAGCCCTCTCCTTCAGCCCCGACGGGCGCTTTCTGGCAGTCGGTGGCATGGACAGCCGTGTTTACCTTTGGGATGTGCGCCAAGCGAAGTTGCAACGCACCCTCGTGTTGACCAACGGCGTGGAAGCGGTAGCGTTCAGCCCCGACGGCAACTGGTTGGCAGTGGGGCTGTGGGACGGGCGCGTTTACCTGTATCAACGGCAAGGACGCGATTGGCAGCGCCCCCAAATGCGCCGCATGATCCGCGTGCTCACGGGCGACTTCGTTAAACCCTTGCCTCCCTTGCCCGATTTTGGCGTCACACCAACGGAGCGGGAGCGCCGGCGTTTGGAGCAGTTACTGATGATGTTCCGCTTCAAAAATCCACCGTTTGTCAAGGCTGTTGTCTTTGACCCGAAAGGGCGTTGGTTAGCCGTAGGAGGGTTAGGCGAAGTCGTCAACGGCAAAGAGGGCATCGTCGTTTTGGCGTTTCCGACGACGCAACGCTTGGCGCTCTTGCAAGGGCACGCTCACGATGTGACTTGGAAGGTGCGGGTCGGTAACCAGTGGCAACCGCCGCGCCCGTGGGTCAACAGCCTCGCCGTCTCGCGGGACGGGCGGCTGTTAGCGTCGGCAGGATGGGACGGCACAGTGCGGCTGTGGGACATGACGGCGTTGCGGCAACTGCGGAAGTTGGAGTCGCCAAAGACGCCAACAGGTCGGGTCGCTACCCGCATCTACAACCGTGTCAGCATCAGCCCTGACCGACGATGGGTTGCAGCGGGCGGTTTCGGACATCGCGTGGATGTCTGGGAGGTGGCAACGGGGCGTTTGGTTGTTTCGCTGCGCACAAACGGCATCGTAGAGGCGGTGGCGTTCAGCCCCGATGGCAAGCGGTTGGTCGCCGGCGGATGGGACGGACGGTTACGGACCTGGCAAGTGGGCAGTTGGCGGTTGCTCTGGCAACAAACCCATCGGTTCATAGAGCGCCAACCGCCCCCGCCAGTTCCCCTGCGTTAGATGGCAAACTGTCGTGGGAGTGCAAGCGATCACGACAAGGAGGGCGCTGAAGGCGATGGTCGTCGGCACGCGCGAGGAGACCTTGTGGGGAATGGTGACCAGCCAGTTGGACCGCGTCGCCGCACTGATGCATCTTGACCCACGCATCCATGGGTTTTTACGCCACTGTAAGCGCACCTTGGAGGTTTCCATCCCCGTCAAGATGGATGACGGGTCACTGCGGGTCTTCACGGGTTGGCGTGTCCACCACAACTTGACGCGGGGTCCCGCTAAAGGCGGCATCCGCTACTCGCCCAACTTGACGATGGACGAAGTGAAGGCGCTGGCGATGCTGATGACTTGGAAATGCGCCGTCGTGGATTTGCCCTACGGTGGCGCCAAAGGCGGCGTCGTGTGCAACCCGGCTGAGCTCTCGGACGGCGAACTGGAGCGGCTCACCCGCCGGTTCACTTCCGAACTCATCCTGCTGCTGGGACCGGAAAAGGACATCCCAGCCCCCGACATGGGCACCGACGAGCGCGTGATGGCGTGGATGATGGACACCTACAGCATGAATGTCGGCTACTCGGTGCCGGGCGTCGTGACGGGCAAACCGGTCAACATCGGCGGGTCGCGGGGGCGACGGGAAGCGCCTGGTCGCAGCGTCGCCATCTGCGTGGAAGAAGCCGCCAACCGTTTGGGCATGCGGTTGGAAGGCGCCCGCGTCGTCGTGCAAGGGTTCGGAAAAGTCGGCAGCGTCGTCGCGCTCCTGCTACATGCCATCGGGTGCAAAATCGTCGCCCTCAGCGACATCAAGGGCGGCATCTACAACCCCAACGGCTTGGACCCAGTGCGGTTGACCTCCCACAAACGCCAGACGAAAACGGTGTCCGACTACCGGGACGGCGACTTCGTCACCAACGAGGAGTTGCTGGAACTCCCCTGCGATATCTTGGTGCCCGCCGCCGTGGAACGGGTCATCACCGAACGCAACGCCGGCAAGATTAAAGCCCGGTTGATCGTGGAAGCCGCCAACGGACCCATCACGCCTGAAGCTGACGCCATCTTACGCGACAGAGGCGTTTTCATCGTCCCCGACATCCTAGCGAACGCCGGCGGCGTCATCGTCAGTTACTTTGAGTGGGTGCAAGACCTGCAGCAATTTTTCTGGACGGAACAAGAGGTCAACGAACGATTGCGCCAAGTGGTGCGCCGTGCCTTCGGTGAGGTCTGGACAATCGCTCACGACCGCAGTGTGGACATGCGCACCGCCGCTTACATCCTCGCCGTTAGCCGCGTCGCCGAAGCCATCCGGCTACGGGGCATTTACCCGTAAAACGCCCACAAAACAAAGGAGAGGGGGCGCGATGAAGGAACGACCGTGCATCGTGGCGATTGGTGCCCACGCCGCCGATATGGAATTCACCGCAGGGGCGACGCTGCTTAAACATGCCCGCAGCGGTTGGGATGCCCACATCGTTCACCTGACGCTGGGCGAAAAGGGGAACTATCGGCTATCGCCCGAAGAATACGGGGCGCAAAAGCGACGCGAGGCGGAAGCCGCTGCCGCCGTCTTGCAAGTGACCCCGCACTTTTTGCCCTACCGCGACGGCGAGTTGACCGTCAGCGACGACATCGCCTGCGAACTCGCCAAAGTGCTGCGACAGTTGCAGCCACAGGTCGTCATCACCCATTGGCACGGCAGCATCCACAGCGATCACATAGCGACCCACCATTTGACCCGGCGCGCCGTGTTCATGGCAGCCAACCCGCATTTTGACTTGGACGGTCTGCCGCCAGCGCGCGGGATGCGCCTTTACTACGCCGAAAACTGGGAGGACGCCGAGAACTTCCGCCCCTTCGTCTATGTGGACATCAGCGATGTGTTCGCCGAATGGGAGCGGGCGTTCAAGTGCTTCGCCATCGGGCGGGGCGAAGGCGGTTTCCCTTACTGGGATTGGTATCACGCCCGCACGCGGTTGCGGGGCATTGAGATCGGCGTCCTTCACGCCCAAACCTTTGCCGTGGACGAATGGCGCATGCGTCAGAAACGCGACACGCTGTGACGCGCCACGCTGTGGCTTTGGAGGCGAACGCCGATGGTGAAAGTGCGGGGCTACCGCAGCGGCGACGAAGCACAATTTTTAGCGGTGTGGAACGCCGCCTTGCCCTACGACCCCATTGACCGGCGCACCTTTCACCGCAAGGTATTGCTGGACCCCAACTTTGACCCCGATTGGCTGCTGATCGCCGACGAGGACGGGCAAGTTGTCGGCTTTGTTTTGTGCCTGATTCGTCGCGTGCCGATGGAGAAGGTCGGCATGGAGCCTGAGCGGGGTTGGATTACCGCCTTCGGCGTCCATCCAGCGCGACGGCACAAAGGCGTCGGGGCACTGCTGTTGGAACAGGCACTGCAACTTTTCCGCGACGCCCAACGCACTGAGGTGCTGATTTCGCCCTACACGCCTAACTACTTCGTGCCCGGCGTGGACGAGCGGCATTATGCCGACGGGCTGGCTTTTTTGCAGCGACATGGCTTTGAAACTGTCGCCCACGCCATCAGCATGGACGCTAACATCGTCCTGTTTGACGACACCCCTTACGCCGAGCGGGAGCGACAGTTGCGTGAGCAAGGCATTGAGGTGCGGAACTTGCACCCCCATGAGATCCCCGACCTGATGGCGTTTTTGAAAACCCACATGCCCGGCGATTGGGTCCGTCACGCCCGCGACTTGCTAACGGACATCACAAAAGGCTTGGGCGATTTTGACCAATTCGTCGTCGCGTGGCGTGACGACGAGATCGTCGGCTATTGCCAATTTGAAGGCGAACATTTTGGACCTTACGGCGTCCGCAGCGACATGCAGGGACGGGGTATCGGCACCGTGCTGATGGTCAAATGCCTGCAAACGATGCGGCGCAAAGGGTTCCATAACGCGTGGGTCTTGTGGACAAGCGAGGAGACAGGACAAAAGGTCTACAGCCGCTTCGGCTTCCGCGAAACCCGCCGCTTCGCTATCCTGCGCCGCAGGCTGTGACAGCAGCCTCTTGTCAAGCGCTTTCTCCTTTGGTGCTTTGTTGAATTTTCCTTCCGGCAGTGCCTCGGAGGGCGCGTCTCTGACGCGCCAATTTCTTTGCGGCGGCTCAGGAGAGCCACCCTCCGAGAGCCACCTTGTCGTTCGGAGGGCGCGTCTCCCAACGCACCGCCATGCGGCGGCTCAGGAGAGCCACCCTCCGAGAGCCACCTTGTCGTTCGGAGGGCGCGTCTCCCAACGCACCGCCATGCGGCGGCTCAGGAGAGCCGCCCTCCGAGAGCCACCTTGTCGTTCGGAGGGTGCGTCTCTGACGCGCCGATTTCTTTGCAGCGGCTCAGGAGAGCCGCCCTCCGATCAAACCCCATTACTCAACACATTTGGACATCAAAGCACGGGCTATGGCAAATTTTGTGCGGGCTTATTGCGCTGTCGGATGAGACCGCGGCTGAAGGGAGGCGAGAAGAGGCATGGCAAAGCGCAAGGTCATCGCTGAAGATTTGCTGGCGATTAAACTTGTCGGCGACCCGCAGGTCAGCCCCGACGGGACGAAATGCGTTTTCACGGTCAAGACGGTTGACGGCGAAAAGAACCGCTACCTCTCTCACCTTTGGCTGGCGGATTTGTTGACAGGTGAAGTGCGCCAATTCACTTTCGGCGAAGTCAGCGACGCCGCGCCCCGGTGGTCGCCCGACGGCAACAAAATCGCTTTCGTCCGCACCGACATGAGAGAGAAGCGGTCACAAATTTGGCTCATCCGCACCGATGGCGGCGAAGCGTGGCAGTTGACGAAATTGGACGAGGGTAGCATCGGCGAACCCGTTTGGTCGCCCGATGGCAGCAAAATTGCCTTCACTTTCCGTCCAACCCACCCTGACTGGACGCAGGAAGCCCGCAAGAAGCGGCAGGAGACGGGCAAGTCCAACCCGCCCCGCGTCATCACGCGCCTGTTCTACCGTCTTGACGGCGTTGGTTTTTTGGACATGCGCCAGCACATTTGGGTTTGCGACGCTCAAACGGGTGAAGCCAGGCAAATCACCGACGGCGATTACGACGATCATTCGCCCGTGTGGTCGCCCGACGGCAACAAAATCGCTTTCGCCGCCAACCGCAGCGATGACCCCGAAGAGAAGCCCTACGAGGTGGACATCTGGCTGGTCGCGTCCGAAGGCGGAGAATTGACAAAGGTGCCGACCCCGACAGGCTACAAGGGCAACCTCGCTTGGTCGCCCGACGGCGAATGGATCGCCTACATCGGGCACGAAAGCAAGGATGACCCTTGGGTGCCCCGCAACGATAAGGTTTGGGTCGTCAACCCGCACTCTCATGAAGTCCGATGTCTGACAGCAACCCTTGACAGAGATGTCGGCAACGCAACTCTGTCCGACATGCGCGAAGCCTTTACGGGCGGCGGGCGCCCGATTTGGAGCGCCGGAAGCGACCGCGTGTTCTTCACCGTCAGCGACCGAGGCAACTGCCACCTTTACACTGCCGATATGCACGGTAACTGGCAACCGCTCACAGACGGGGCGATGGACATTTACGCCTTTAGCGCCGACAGGACTGCGTCGTTGTTCGTGCTGGCACTGAGCAAGCCGACGATGCCCGGCGAACTCTTCACGCTGCAAATACAAACTGCCAGCGTCGCCGTCGCGACGAAGTTGCGGCAACTGACGCGCCTGAACGGCGAATGGCTGGACAAGGTGCAACTGAGCGAACCTGAGGAAGTGTGGTTTGACAGTTTTGACGGGACGAAAATTCAAGGCTGGCTGCTCAAACCGCCCGACTTTGACGCGACGCACAAGTATCCGCTGCTGCTCTACATTCACGGCGGTCCGCACGCGCAATATGGCAACACCTTTTTCCACGAGTTCCAGTGGCACGCCGCGCGGGGCTACATCGTGTTTTACACCAACCCGCGCGGCAGCATGGGCTACGACGAAAGTTTCGCCGCGATCATTCGGGGCAATTGGGGCGATGTGGACTTCAAGGACATCATGGCTGCCGCCGATTTCGCCACTTCATTGCCTTATGTGGACGAAACTCGCATGGCAGTCGCAGGTGGAAGTTATGGCGGTTACATGACGAACTGGATTGTCGCTCACACCGACCGATTCAAATGCGCCATCACCGACCGAAGCGTCGTGGATTTGGTCAGCATGGCAGGGACAAGCGACTATCCCTTCAAACCCGACGGCTATTGGCAAGGTAACTTCTGGGATCGTCCCGAAAAGTTGTGGGAGCAGTCGCCCCTGCGTTACGCAGCAAATGTCAAGACACCGCTGTTGATCATTCACAGCGAGGGAGACTTGCGCTGCCCCATCGGTCAAGCGGAGGAATTATTTGCGGCGCTCAAACGGCTCAAAAAGGAGGTCGTTTTCGTCCGCTACCCGCAAGAGACCAGTCACGGTCTCAGCCGCAGCGGTCCGCCCGATTTGCGCATTGACCGCCTAAACCGCATCGGCGAGTGGCTGGACAAATGGTGCAAGTGACCTCTGACGGACAAGGCGCGTTTAATCGTCGGGCGTGAAGGCGAGTTTGAGGGCGTAACTTAAGTCAACCGCTCACCTTCATTGTTCGTCCACTGCGTCTCTTGTTGTCCAATCGTCGTTGACGCCCGCGACGGCGCAAAGCGGTTGGCGGCTGAGGCTGTGCGGAACCCCAGTTTGTTTGCCTGCCGCCGCGTCAAAGCAATGCGCCCGTAAATCTTCGGCAGCGACGAATTGGCAGCGATGCAATTGGGTAGGGCAATGCAGGTGTTACTGGGGGAAGAAACAGTTGAAGAGCCACGCGAACGCAAGCGCAAACCCGTTTGTCCGCGTCCGCGAGCAAAAATCAGTGACGGACTTTGAAGTCGTCATCAGTGCAGGTAGAGTTGGGCGTGAGCGAGGCAGAAGCGGCAATAGAAAGCGAGTGGCTGCAGGGGTTGGCGAACGCCCTGCAGCAAGTGTTGGCGTGAACGAAAAGAGACACAGCAGGGGCACAGTTGGCTGTGCCCCTGCCGTTTTGTGCGTCGTTACCGTGCGGGGGACACCATTTGCCTTCGGCGAACCGCCGAAGAGGTCATACCCCTCAGGTGCCACCGTAACCGATAGTGACCTTGCCGTCTTCCACAATGACAGGCACTTTGCGCTGCCCGCCAGTGAGTTGGAGCATTTCTTGCAAGAACTGCGGGTTGGTCTGGGCGTTGCGGTAGTCCACTTTGTAGCCTTGCTTGGCGTAGTCCTCACGGGCCGCCCGCGTGTAGGGTCAGCCGTCTTTGCCGTAAATGATCACGACCTTCTCCGCCATCCTAAACGCCCCCTTGCGGTCAGGAATGTGTAGCCGTAAAAATGATAGCACAGCGTCGCCAAGGTGCCATACGGCTCGGAGGTGAAGGGCGATGGCGATCGGCATCGGTATCAACTTGGAGTTTGTCCGCCATGCAGACAAACCTTTTGAGTATGGCGTCCGCAAAGCTGCCGAGTTGGGGTATGAGTTCGTTGAGCCGTGCGTGGCGACGGGGCGAGACCTGCTCGCTGAGGCAGGCTACTACCACATGCTCAGCATGGAAGAAGACCCACTCGCCTATAGGGCAACGCTGGACGAATTAGGGCTGAAAGTTTCGGGTCTTTCCGCCCACTCGCCCCTTATGAAACCCGAAGTTGCCGTCCCCTACCTTACTCAAGCCATCCGTTGGGCGGCGGACATCGGTGCACCTGTCGTCAACACCGACGAGGGGCAAAAGTGGCCGTGGGTTGAGA is a window from the bacterium HR17 genome containing:
- the dpp5_4 gene encoding Dipeptidyl-peptidase 5; this translates as MAKRKVIAEDLLAIKLVGDPQVSPDGTKCVFTVKTVDGEKNRYLSHLWLADLLTGEVRQFTFGEVSDAAPRWSPDGNKIAFVRTDMREKRSQIWLIRTDGGEAWQLTKLDEGSIGEPVWSPDGSKIAFTFRPTHPDWTQEARKKRQETGKSNPPRVITRLFYRLDGVGFLDMRQHIWVCDAQTGEARQITDGDYDDHSPVWSPDGNKIAFAANRSDDPEEKPYEVDIWLVASEGGELTKVPTPTGYKGNLAWSPDGEWIAYIGHESKDDPWVPRNDKVWVVNPHSHEVRCLTATLDRDVGNATLSDMREAFTGGGRPIWSAGSDRVFFTVSDRGNCHLYTADMHGNWQPLTDGAMDIYAFSADRTASLFVLALSKPTMPGELFTLQIQTASVAVATKLRQLTRLNGEWLDKVQLSEPEEVWFDSFDGTKIQGWLLKPPDFDATHKYPLLLYIHGGPHAQYGNTFFHEFQWHAARGYIVFYTNPRGSMGYDESFAAIIRGNWGDVDFKDIMAAADFATSLPYVDETRMAVAGGSYGGYMTNWIVAHTDRFKCAITDRSVVDLVSMAGTSDYPFKPDGYWQGNFWDRPEKLWEQSPLRYAANVKTPLLIIHSEGDLRCPIGQAEELFAALKRLKKEVVFVRYPQETSHGLSRSGPPDLRIDRLNRIGEWLDKWCK